A single genomic interval of bacterium harbors:
- a CDS encoding radical SAM protein has protein sequence MAVGPAQESLAALLARAAAGGRLSPAEGLHLFEAADLLALGEAADRRRAALHPERRVSFILDRNINYTNVCNVYCKFCAFYRAPGKRDTYLLTREELAEKIEETLAVGGTQILMQGGVHPDLKIDWYEELLAWIKARYAIHLHAFSPI, from the coding sequence ATGGCAGTAGGCCCCGCGCAGGAGTCGCTGGCCGCGCTGCTCGCCCGCGCGGCGGCCGGCGGGCGCCTGAGCCCCGCCGAAGGGCTGCATCTGTTCGAGGCGGCCGACCTGCTTGCCCTCGGCGAGGCCGCCGACCGGCGGCGCGCAGCGCTCCACCCCGAGCGGCGGGTGAGCTTCATCCTCGATCGCAACATCAACTACACGAACGTCTGCAACGTGTACTGCAAGTTCTGCGCCTTCTACCGCGCCCCGGGGAAGCGGGACACCTACCTGCTCACGCGTGAGGAGCTGGCCGAGAAGATCGAGGAGACCCTCGCCGTCGGCGGCACGCAGATCCTCATGCAGGGCGGCGTGCACCCGGACCTGAAGATCGACTGGTACGAGGAGCTGCTCGCCTGGATCAAGGCGCGCTACGCCATCCACCTGCACGCCTTCAGCCCGATC